One Vitis riparia cultivar Riparia Gloire de Montpellier isolate 1030 chromosome 4, EGFV_Vit.rip_1.0, whole genome shotgun sequence genomic window carries:
- the LOC117912288 gene encoding receptor-like protein kinase HSL1 isoform X1: MRKPPFLFTKTPFPALFLLLVFSLTFQVISQNLDAERSILLDVKQQLGNPPSLQSWNSSSSPCDWPEITCTDNTVTNVSLLNRTIIEKIPARICDLKNLIVLDVSYNYIPGEFPDILNCSKLEYLLLLQNSFVGPIPADIDRLSRLRYLDLTANNFSGDIPAAIGRLRELFYLFLVQNEFNGTWPTEIGNLANLEQLAMAYNNKFRPSALPKEFGALKKLKFLWMTEANLIGELPESFNNLSSLELLDLSLNELNGTIPLGMLTLKNLTYLYLFCNRLSGRVPSSIEALNLKEIDLSDNHLTGPIPAGFVKLQNLTCLNLFWNQLSGEIPANISLIPTLETFKVFNNQLSGVLPPAFGLHSELKFFEIFENKLSGELPQHLCARGTLLGVVAFNNNLSGEVPKSLGNCRSLLTIQLSNNRFSGEIPSGIWTSPDMVSVMLAGNSFSGALPSRLARNLSRVDISNNKFSGPIPAEISSWMNIGVLNANNNMLSGKIPVELTSLWNISVLLLDGNQFSGELPSQIISWKSLTNLNLSRNKLSGLIPKALGSLPSLTYLHLSENQFLGQIPSELGHLKLNILNLSSNQLSGLVPFEFQNEAYNYSFLNNPKLCVNVPTLNLPRCDAKLVDSYKLSTKYLVMILIFALSGFLAVVFFTLFMVRHYHRKNHSRDQTNWKLTPFQNLDFDEQNILSGLTENNLIGRGGSGKVYRIANDRSGEIFAVKMICNNGRLDHELQKPFIAKDEILGTLHHSNIVKLLCCISNETTSLLVYEYMENQSLDRWLHGKKQRTSSMTSSVHNFVLDWPTRLQIAIGAAKGLCHMHEYCSAPIIHRDVKSSNILLDTEFNAKIADFGLAKRLVKQGEPDTMSGVAGSYGYIAPEYAYTTKVNEKIDVYSFGVVLLELVTGREPNSEHMWLVEWAWDQFREGKTIEEVVDEEIKEQCDRAQVTTLFNVGLMCTTTLPSTRPTMKEVLEILRQCSPQEGHGRKKKDHEAAPLLLNGT; this comes from the exons ATGCGGAAACCACcatttttatttaccaaaactCCATTCCCCGCTCTATTTCTCCTCCTCGTCTtctccttaacctttcaagtaaTTTCCCAAAATCTAGATGCTGAACGATCAATCCTACTAGACGTTAAACAACAACTGGGCAATCCACCGTCACTCCAATCGTGGAATTCCTCATCCTCGCCCTGTGATTGGCCGGAAATTACATGCACCGACAATACCGTCACTAATGTTTCACTCCTTAACAGAACAATCATCGAAAAAATTCCGGCCAGAATTTGTGACCTCAAGAACCTAATCGTACTTGACGTCTCCTACAATTACATTCCAGGCGAGTTCCCGGATATTCTCAATTGCTCTAAGCTCGAATATCTGCTCTTGTTGCAAAACTCCTTCGTGGGTCCAATTCCAGCTGATATTGATCGACTTTCACGTCTCCGGTACCTAGACCTCACCGCAAACAACTTCTCTGGAGATATTCCCGCAGCAATTGGGCGGCTACGGGAGCTGTTCTACTTGTTTCTGGTTCAAAATGAGTTCAACGGCACCTGGCCAACGGAGATTGGTAATTTGGCAAATCTTGAACAATTGGCCATGGCCTATAATAACAAATTCCGGCCTTCAGCCCTTCCAAAGGAGTTTGGCGCATTGAAGAAGCTGAAGTTTCTGTGGATGACGGAGGCGAATTTGATCGGCGAATTACCGGAGAGCTTCAACAATCTATCGAGTCTGGAACTCTTGGACCTCTCACTCAACGAATTGAATGGTACGATCCCGTTAGGCATGCTTACGTTGAAGAATTTGACCTATCTGTATTTATTCTGTAATAGATTGTCAGGCCGCGTTCCTTCATCGATAGAAGCTCTCAACTTGAAAGAAATTGATCTTTCCGACAACCATTTGACGGGGCCGATACCAGCAGGTTTCGTGAAGCTACAAAATTTGACGTGTTTGAATCTTTTCTGGAATCAGTTGTCAGGAGAGATACCAGCAAATATAAGCCTCATTCCTACACTGGAAACCTTCAAAGTTTTTAACAATCAATTGAGTGGAGTTTTGCCCCCAGCATTTGGCCTTCATTCGGAGCTCAAAttctttgagatttttgagaataaaCTAAGCGGGGAATTACCGCAACATTTATGCGCTAGGGGGACTTTGCTTGGAGTGGTTGCTTTCAACAACAATCTCAGCGGGGAAGTGCCCAAGTCCCTCGGGAATTGCAGAAGTTTGCTCACAATTCAGCTTTCCAACAATCGCTTTTCAGGCGAGATTCCTTCCGGCATCTGGACATCCCCGGACATGGTATCGGTGATGTTAGCTGGAAATTCATTCTCGGGGGCACTTCCAAGTAGATTGGCAAGGAATTTGTCCAGAGTGGATATCAGTAACAACAAGTTTTCCGGTCCAATTCCTGCTGAAATCTCTTCTTGGATGAACATAGGTGTGCTCAATGCCAACAACAATATGTTGTCAGGAAAAATTCCAGTGGAATTGACCAGTCTTTGGAACATCTCTGTTCTGTTGCTTGATGGGAATCAATTCTCGGGTGAACTTCCATCCCAGATCATCTCATGGAAGTCGCTCACTAATTTGAATCTCTCAAGAAACAAACTTTCAGGCCTAATTCCCAAGGCATTAGGTTCTTTACCTAGCCTTACTTACCTCCACCTGTCAGAAAACCAGTTCTTAGGTCAAATTCCTTCTGAACTCGGTCATTTGAAGCTTAATATCCTCAATCTTTCGTCCAACCAACTCTCTGGGTTGGTTCCCTTTGAGTTTCAAAATGAAGCATACAATTACAGTTTCTTGAACAATCCCAAGCTGTGTGTCAATGTTCCCACTCTGAACCTCCCTAGATGTGATGCCAAACTCGTTGACTCCTACAAATTGTCAACCAAATATCTTGTTATGATCCTAATTTTCGCTCTATCTGGTTTCCTAGCTGTTGTCTTCTTTACCCTGTTCATGGTTCGACACTATCACAGGAAGAATCACAGTCGAGACCAAACAAATTGGAAGCTTACTCCATTCCAAAATCTGGATTTCGATGAACAGAACATATTGTCCGGTTTGACAGAAAATAATTTGATCGGACGTGGTGGGTCGGGAAAAGTATACCGAATTGCTAATGACCGTTCTGGTGAAATCTTTGCGGTTAAAATGATTTGTAACAACGGGAGATTGGATCACGAACTTCAGAAACCATTCATAGCAAAAGACGAGATATTGGGCACCTTACACCATTCCAATATAGTGAAGTTGTTGTGCTGCATATCAAATGAAACCACAAGTCTTCTTGTTTATGAGTACATGGAGAACCAGAGTTTGGATAGATGGCTTCATGGGAAGAAGCAGAGAACATCGTCCATGACAAGTTCAGTTCATAACTTCGTCTTGGATTGGCCAACAAGGTTGCAGATTGCCATCGGAGCTGCAAAAGGCCTATGCCACATGCATGAATATTGTTCTGCCCCGATCATACATCGAGATGTAAAGTCCAGCAACATCTTACTAGACACCGAGTTCAACGCGAAAATTGCGGATTTTGGATTAGCCAAGAGGTTGGTCAAGCAAGGAGAGCCCGACACCATGTCAGGAGTTGCAGGCTCTTACGGATATATTGCCCCTG AGTATGCTTATACAACAAAGGTGAACGAGAAGATCGATGTATATAGCTTTGGAGTAGTCCTTCTTGAGCTGGTGACGGGGAGAGAACCCAACAGCGAGCACATGTGGCTTGTAGAATGGGCATGGGATCAGTTTAGAGAAGGGAAAACCATTGAGGAAGTGGTGGATGAGGAGATCAAGGAACAATGTGACAGAGCACAAGTGACCACTCTCTTCAATGTAGGCCTTATGTGCACTACCACATTACCATCCACTAGGCCAACAATGAAGGAGGTTTTGGAAATTCTTCGACAGTGCAGTCCTCAGGAGGGccatggaagaaagaaaaaggaccaTGAAGCTGCACCCCTGCTTCTAAATGGCACTTAA